The Candidatus Cloacimonadota bacterium genome includes a region encoding these proteins:
- a CDS encoding ketoacyl-ACP synthase III has protein sequence MVGKYYAKIAGTGMSVPKKIMTNFDFEKIVNTSDEWIRTRTGMSERHIASENEAASDLAYNAALKAIESANIKAREIDMIIVGTISGDHPFPSTACILQKRLGLKNFPAFDLSAGCPGWIYASNVAKQYIENGVYKNILVIGVEILTKITNYQDRNTCILFGDGAGATIFSRAERKDISRVIDSEIFADGTHYELLIQEAGGSRMPASKESVKKNLHTLYMEGNKIFKFAIKSMYSACDIVLKRNNLDVKSIDWLITHQANMRIIEALGKRMKIDTDKVIVNIEKYANTSSATIPIALDEAVREGKIRRGDLVLMSSFGAGLTSGSLLIRY, from the coding sequence ATGGTTGGAAAATATTATGCAAAAATCGCCGGTACAGGAATGAGTGTTCCTAAAAAAATAATGACCAATTTTGATTTTGAAAAAATCGTAAATACTTCAGACGAATGGATAAGAACCAGAACCGGTATGTCTGAAAGACACATTGCTTCGGAAAATGAAGCTGCATCAGACCTTGCTTATAATGCTGCTTTAAAGGCAATCGAATCTGCTAATATAAAAGCAAGAGAAATTGATATGATCATTGTCGGCACGATTTCCGGTGATCATCCTTTTCCTTCAACCGCTTGTATTCTCCAAAAGAGATTAGGTTTGAAAAATTTTCCTGCATTTGATTTATCTGCCGGTTGCCCGGGTTGGATCTATGCTTCCAATGTCGCTAAACAATATATTGAAAATGGAGTGTATAAAAATATTCTTGTAATTGGAGTGGAAATTCTGACAAAAATTACCAATTATCAAGATAGAAACACCTGCATTTTATTCGGAGACGGAGCAGGCGCAACCATCTTTTCCCGAGCTGAACGCAAAGATATTTCAAGAGTTATCGATTCAGAAATTTTTGCTGATGGAACTCATTATGAACTCCTAATACAAGAAGCAGGTGGTTCCAGGATGCCTGCTTCCAAAGAATCTGTAAAAAAAAATCTGCATACACTTTATATGGAAGGAAATAAGATTTTTAAGTTTGCGATCAAGTCGATGTATTCAGCTTGTGATATTGTCCTCAAAAGAAATAATCTCGATGTAAAATCCATCGATTGGTTGATAACTCACCAGGCAAATATGAGGATCATAGAAGCTCTGGGAAAGAGAATGAAGATTGATACGGATAAAGTTATCGTAAATATTGAAAAATATGCTAATACTTCTTCTGCTACCATTCCAATTGCTCTTGATGAAGCTGTGCGGGAAGGAAAAATTCGGAGAGGTGATCTGGTTTTGATGTCATCATTTGGGGCTGGATTAACATCAGGAAGCTTATTGATCAGATATTAG